From the genome of Treponema denticola:
TAAAAACATCAAAAATGCTAAAATATCGCACAATTTTAAATGAGGTGAAAAATGATTAGAGGCGGAGATATAGCTAAGGGCACGGTTTTGCTCAATAAGGGAACTCCCTATTTAGTTGTTGAGAGGGAATTTGTCAACCCCGGAAAGGGTGCGGCCTTTGCCCGTGTTAAAATGAAAAATCTGAGAGACGGTTCTGTTTTGATGCAGACTATCAAAACAGCAGACACCGTTGAAGATGCGGTAGTAGATACACACAAGAGTCAGTATCAATACAAGGACGGCGACCAGTTTATGTTCATGGATACGGAGAGTTTTGAATCCATTTCCGTACCCGCCGAAACAATAGGCGACAAGGAACATTATCTAAGAGAAGGCGATGAATACGATATTCTCATCTGGGAAAACGAACCTATCGATGTAAGGATTCCCACAAAGATGATTTTTATTGTAGAGCAAAGCGAAAACTATATAAAGGGAGATACCGTTTCGGGAGCAACAAAACCCATAGTTACCGAAACAGGTCTTGTAGTTCGTGTTCCCCTATTTATTAAACAGGGCGAAAAAATACTTGTAAACACCGAAACTAACGAATATCAGGAAAGAGTTAACAGCTAACCTTTACGGAAAAGGACGGTAATTACGAGACTAAGCCATAATTACCGTCTTATTAAATGAAGCCTAAGCTACTACGGAAGCTGCTTCCGAAAGCTCGTGAATGTAGCCTGTGCGGATGCACATATCAAAAAGATCTTTTTCTATAAAATCTTCACTTACCTTTTGATAACCCTCTTTATCCATACAAATACGCAGGATGTATCCGGCATCGGTTTCTTGCAAAATAGAACAATATGAGGCATCGCCTTGAGTAGTTTTTATCGAATATAATTTCAT
Proteins encoded in this window:
- the efp gene encoding elongation factor P gives rise to the protein MIRGGDIAKGTVLLNKGTPYLVVEREFVNPGKGAAFARVKMKNLRDGSVLMQTIKTADTVEDAVVDTHKSQYQYKDGDQFMFMDTESFESISVPAETIGDKEHYLREGDEYDILIWENEPIDVRIPTKMIFIVEQSENYIKGDTVSGATKPIVTETGLVVRVPLFIKQGEKILVNTETNEYQERVNS